One part of the Nostoc sp. PCC 7120 = FACHB-418 genome encodes these proteins:
- a CDS encoding DNA-processing protein DprA, which translates to MSQSTDLINLDTLAQELATIQQTGSKRIALLGSRHVPITHQNLIEMMTYALVLSGNRVITSGATGTNSAAIKGAMRADPNLLTVILPQSLERQPQESRQQLEQVMHLVENPSNDNLSLAEASYLCNKEIVSRCQQLICFAFHDSRTLLQTCGDAEEQRKVVTLFYFD; encoded by the coding sequence TTGAGCCAGTCAACAGACCTTATTAACCTCGATACGTTAGCGCAAGAACTGGCGACAATCCAGCAAACAGGTTCTAAACGAATTGCCTTGCTGGGTTCCCGTCATGTGCCAATTACGCATCAAAATCTCATTGAAATGATGACTTACGCCCTAGTTTTGTCAGGGAATCGAGTCATTACTTCTGGTGCTACAGGTACTAACTCGGCTGCCATTAAGGGCGCAATGCGCGCTGACCCCAATTTGCTCACGGTAATTTTACCTCAAAGCTTAGAACGTCAGCCTCAAGAATCTCGCCAGCAACTAGAACAGGTGATGCACCTAGTAGAAAATCCTAGTAATGATAACTTGTCTCTTGCTGAAGCTAGTTACTTGTGCAACAAAGAAATTGTCTCCCGATGTCAGCAGCTCATTTGCTTCGCGTTTCATGACAGTCGTACTCTCCTACAAACTTGTGGAGATGCGGAAGAACAGAGAAAGGTTGTCACACTTTTCTACTTTGATTAG
- a CDS encoding phosphotransacetylase family protein: MPKSAKYLLIGSTETYSGKSATVLGLSHQLQQKGLDIAYGKPLGNSLSTSEGTLVEEDVQFITHSLNLSANRIAPTILALDEASMQKRLFGEDTTDYRQTLVEQYLQVPRGDLVVLEGPGDLAEGYLFDLSLLQVADVLDASVLLVSRYSSLISVESLLSAKKRVGDRLIGVVINDIPPAQLETVNNFVRPYLEQQGIAVMAMLPKNDLLRSVSVGELVKQLKAEVLCRSDRLDLMVESLAIGAMNVNSAVKYFRKRRNMAVVTGGDRVEIQQAALETSTQCLILTGQLPPPQFILSRAEELEIPILSVDLDTLTTVEIVDRTFGQVRVHEPIKVQCIRQLMAENFDSDRLLSKLGLTPATALP; the protein is encoded by the coding sequence GTGCCAAAATCTGCTAAATATTTGCTGATTGGCTCGACTGAGACTTATAGCGGTAAATCCGCAACAGTTCTGGGATTGTCTCATCAGTTACAGCAAAAAGGATTAGATATTGCTTACGGCAAACCATTAGGCAATAGTTTGAGTACATCTGAAGGTACTTTAGTTGAAGAAGATGTCCAGTTTATTACCCATAGTCTCAACTTATCGGCAAATCGTATTGCTCCCACAATATTGGCTTTAGATGAAGCCAGTATGCAGAAACGTCTATTTGGTGAAGACACAACTGACTATCGTCAGACTTTGGTGGAGCAGTATTTACAAGTTCCTCGCGGGGATTTGGTTGTGCTAGAAGGCCCTGGGGATTTAGCCGAAGGTTATCTATTTGATTTGTCTTTATTGCAAGTAGCAGACGTTTTGGATGCGTCTGTACTATTGGTGAGTCGTTACAGTTCGCTGATTTCTGTAGAGTCTTTATTATCGGCTAAAAAACGTGTGGGCGATCGCTTGATTGGTGTTGTGATCAATGATATCCCGCCTGCTCAGTTAGAAACCGTTAATAATTTTGTCCGTCCTTATCTAGAACAGCAAGGTATTGCCGTAATGGCGATGCTGCCCAAAAATGATTTACTCCGCAGTGTCAGCGTGGGTGAATTAGTCAAACAACTCAAGGCCGAAGTTCTCTGTCGTAGCGATCGCCTAGATTTGATGGTCGAGAGCCTAGCTATTGGGGCGATGAATGTGAATTCGGCGGTCAAGTATTTCCGTAAGCGCCGGAATATGGCAGTGGTGACAGGAGGCGATCGCGTGGAAATTCAGCAAGCAGCCTTAGAAACCTCTACTCAATGCCTCATCCTTACCGGACAATTACCCCCCCCACAATTTATCCTCAGTCGTGCTGAAGAGTTAGAAATTCCCATCTTGTCCGTTGATTTAGATACCCTCACCACTGTAGAAATTGTTGACCGCACCTTCGGACAAGTGCGTGTCCATGAGCCAATTAAAGTACAGTGTATTCGTCAATTAATGGCTGAGAATTTTGATAGCGATCGCCTGTTATCTAAACTAGGTTTAACACCCGCTACAGCTTTACCTTAG
- the ebsA gene encoding type IV pilus biogenesis protein EbsA, translated as MSIEQLQPATQQQASVYLPYIQGTKRNFLPFAISLYQKGIVEGQRKIEAGENVPFVASWNVATLPSDLTRCRIQFDGNAELNYEVMMASFEFMSFLIELMENHKRYKLTDFSQSFYRKLLRIDE; from the coding sequence ATGTCTATTGAGCAACTCCAGCCTGCCACTCAGCAACAAGCGAGTGTCTACTTGCCTTATATTCAGGGTACTAAACGCAATTTTTTGCCCTTTGCTATCAGTCTTTATCAAAAAGGCATTGTGGAAGGTCAACGCAAAATAGAAGCCGGTGAAAATGTTCCTTTTGTCGCTTCTTGGAATGTTGCTACTCTACCTTCAGATTTGACACGTTGCCGGATACAGTTTGATGGCAACGCTGAATTAAATTATGAAGTGATGATGGCAAGTTTTGAATTTATGAGTTTTCTCATCGAATTAATGGAAAATCATAAACGTTATAAGCTTACAGATTTCTCACAATCTTTTTACCGCAAACTCCTGCGTATAGATGAATGA
- the bioD gene encoding dethiobiotin synthase, translated as MLKSLLITGTDTEAGKTALTTVLAAYCQKYYPQGSWGIMKPIQSGIGDREWYQNLFTLEQTIAEITPLHFSAPLAPPIAAAKENRSVDLAIVWQTLTQLRSRLDVLLIEALGGLGSPVTDELTVADLAGEWRLPTVLVVPVKLGSLGQVVANVALARQARVDLKGIVLNCTQPLSDEEIADLTPKDLIQSLTNIPVLGCLPYIDNFSDFDKLVQIASNLDLETLK; from the coding sequence TTGTTGAAGTCACTACTAATTACTGGAACTGATACAGAAGCTGGCAAAACTGCTCTGACTACAGTTTTGGCAGCTTACTGTCAGAAATATTACCCCCAAGGCAGTTGGGGAATTATGAAACCAATTCAATCGGGAATTGGCGATCGCGAATGGTATCAAAATCTGTTTACACTAGAGCAAACGATCGCCGAAATTACACCTCTGCACTTTAGCGCACCTCTAGCTCCTCCCATCGCCGCCGCCAAGGAAAATCGTTCCGTCGATTTAGCTATAGTTTGGCAGACTTTAACCCAGTTGCGATCGCGTCTTGATGTGTTGTTAATTGAAGCTTTAGGTGGGTTAGGTTCACCAGTCACCGACGAGTTAACAGTGGCTGATTTAGCCGGAGAATGGCGCTTACCCACAGTATTAGTAGTACCAGTAAAATTAGGTTCACTAGGACAGGTTGTAGCGAATGTAGCATTGGCTAGACAAGCGCGGGTGGATCTCAAAGGGATTGTGTTGAACTGTACACAACCTCTATCTGATGAAGAAATTGCCGACTTAACACCAAAAGATTTAATTCAATCCCTCACGAATATTCCAGTTTTAGGCTGTCTACCTTATATAGATAACTTCTCTGATTTCGATAAACTGGTGCAAATCGCCTCAAATTTAGATTTAGAAACGCTGAAGTAA
- a CDS encoding serine/threonine-protein kinase yields MQPPILIGTVLQNRYRIVQILGQGGFGRTYLAEDQRRFNELCAIKELIPTATGTVAWEKAQELFHREAAILYQIENPQVPKFREKFEQDQRLFLVQDYVAGKTYWDILKERQAIGQAFTELEVLQLIRSLLPVLEHLHGRGIIHRDISPDNIILRDSDSKPVLIDFGVVKELATRLQSPEMTTPVTSVGKLGYSPSEQMQTGRAYPSSDLYALAVTAIVLLTGKEASELFDENQLSWTWQRWVRVNPVFAQIINRMLSHAPGDRFQTAAEVSQALQAIDQPNVGVSLPNVSRVQTIAVGRRPDFVAPPPAPNKFEPVIPPSRSTSVLDNPLALGAIGTAVVILAGVGSWALVSSIRSHSSSQPGETPPPQTFPSPVVTGGTTFSTETPEPVVLNKRLNLGNSNTATVADTIQTNQIIQYSFFGEAGDKVTTFVDQSEGVSLTIVGRNQQPIDSSAQQVTNYVGTLPNTGRYTIQLTLAPGVAASDYSLNVAIEKAIPATPTLTPTETPTPTLTPTPTETPTPTLTPTETPTPTPTPTETPTPTLTPTETPISIPEAQSSP; encoded by the coding sequence ATGCAACCACCAATTTTAATTGGCACTGTCCTGCAAAATCGTTACCGCATTGTGCAAATTCTCGGACAAGGAGGATTTGGTAGAACCTATCTAGCGGAAGACCAGAGACGCTTTAACGAACTGTGTGCGATTAAGGAACTGATTCCTACGGCGACAGGGACTGTTGCTTGGGAAAAGGCTCAAGAGCTGTTTCACAGAGAAGCGGCTATCTTATATCAGATAGAAAATCCCCAAGTGCCAAAATTCCGCGAAAAATTTGAGCAAGACCAACGCTTATTCTTGGTACAAGACTATGTAGCTGGGAAGACTTATTGGGATATATTGAAGGAACGACAAGCTATCGGTCAAGCTTTCACGGAGTTAGAAGTATTACAGTTAATCCGGTCATTGTTACCAGTTCTGGAACATCTCCACGGGCGCGGCATTATTCACCGAGATATTTCTCCAGATAATATTATTTTACGGGATAGTGATTCTAAGCCAGTGTTGATTGACTTTGGGGTAGTCAAAGAACTAGCGACGCGCTTGCAGTCTCCAGAGATGACAACGCCAGTTACCTCCGTCGGAAAATTGGGCTACTCCCCTAGTGAGCAAATGCAAACAGGAAGGGCTTATCCTAGCAGTGATTTGTATGCTCTAGCAGTCACCGCGATAGTCTTATTGACGGGGAAGGAAGCATCAGAATTATTTGATGAGAACCAACTGAGTTGGACTTGGCAAAGGTGGGTGAGAGTAAATCCCGTCTTTGCTCAGATTATAAATCGGATGTTGAGTCATGCACCAGGCGATCGCTTCCAAACTGCGGCAGAAGTATCCCAAGCATTACAAGCCATAGACCAACCCAATGTTGGTGTTTCTCTTCCTAATGTTTCCCGTGTGCAAACAATTGCGGTCGGTCGTCGTCCTGACTTTGTAGCACCACCACCTGCACCAAACAAATTTGAACCCGTAATTCCCCCCAGTCGTAGTACTTCAGTTTTAGATAACCCTTTGGCTTTGGGGGCTATAGGTACTGCTGTAGTCATTTTGGCTGGTGTCGGTTCTTGGGCGCTGGTAAGTTCTATTCGCAGCCACTCATCATCACAGCCAGGTGAAACACCACCACCCCAAACCTTCCCCTCACCAGTAGTTACAGGTGGTACTACTTTCTCAACCGAAACTCCAGAACCAGTAGTTTTAAACAAGCGTCTCAATTTAGGAAACTCTAATACAGCTACGGTTGCAGATACTATCCAAACAAATCAGATTATTCAATACAGTTTTTTTGGGGAAGCAGGAGATAAGGTAACTACCTTTGTTGACCAAAGTGAAGGTGTGTCGTTAACTATTGTGGGCAGGAATCAACAGCCAATTGATAGTAGCGCCCAGCAAGTGACCAACTACGTAGGTACATTACCCAATACTGGAAGATATACTATTCAGTTAACTTTAGCTCCAGGGGTGGCTGCAAGTGACTACAGTTTGAATGTAGCCATAGAAAAAGCCATTCCAGCAACACCAACCCTCACGCCTACGGAGACCCCAACACCAACCCTCACACCAACGCCTACGGAAACTCCAACACCAACCCTTACGCCTACAGAGACCCCAACACCGACACCAACGCCTACGGAAACCCCGACACCAACCCTCACGCCTACAGAAACTCCAATATCTATTCCTGAGGCACAAAGTTCACCCTAA